The proteins below are encoded in one region of Nocardioides marmorisolisilvae:
- a CDS encoding DNA-directed RNA polymerase subunit beta' has translation MLDVNFFDQLKIGLATAEDIRTWSHGEVKKPETINYRTLKPERDGLFCEKIFGPTRDWECYCGKYKRVRFKGIICERCGVEVTRSKVRRERMGHIELAAPVTHIWYFKGVPSRLGYLLDLAPKDLEKVIYFAAYMITHVDEEARHRDLSDLEGKIGLQRKSLEGRRDNQIEERTKKLEADLAELEAAEAKADAKRKVRDGAEREMAQIRKRSDAELARLDEVWNTFKSLKVQDLMGDELLYREMKNWFGKYFEGHMGAAAIQKRLQGFDIEAEVESLRDVIANGKGQKKVRALKRLKVVDAFRKTGNSPEGMVLDAVPVIPPDLRPMVQLDGGRFATSDLNDLYRRVINRNNRLKRLLDLGAPEIIVNNEKRMLQEAVDSLFDNGRRGRPVTGPGNRPLKSLSDMLKGKQGRFRQNLLGKRVDYSGRSVIVSGPQLKLHQCGLPKYMAIELFKPFVMKRLVDLSHAQNIKSAKRMVERAVRPEVWDVLEEVIAEHPVLLNRAPTLHRLGIQAFEPQLIEGKAIQIHPLVCTAFNADFDGDQMAVHLPLSAEAQAEARILMLSTNNILKPSDGRPVTMPTQDMIIGIFFLTRDTDGAIGEGRAFSSMGEAVMALDRGQITLHSKVKIRLSGIVPPAGTVLPDGWQEGDPVTLDTTLGRALFNETLPANYEYVEYSVGKRELGRIVNNLAERYTKVEVANSLDALKDTGFAWATRSGVTVSIEDVVTPPDKAEIIAKYDDTAAKVQKQFERGLITDDERRQELIEIWTQASNEVAKSMERTFDKNNPIFMMVDSGASGNMTQMRQVAAMRGLVANPKGDIIPRPIKSNFREGLSVLEYFISTHGARKGLADTALRTADSGYLTRRLVDVSQDVIIREDDCGTERGMPKVIGVRGEDGVVRRDENVETSAYARTAAVDIAHPETGEVLAAAGTDLGDVKIEELIAAGIEEVKVRSVLTCDAQTGTCAKCYGRSLATGKLVDIGEAVGIIAAQSIGEPGTQLTMRTFHTGGVASADDITQGLPRVVELFEARQPKGKAPIAEAAGRVEIEETDKARKILVTPDDGSEVQEYPVSKRQRLQVEDGDHVEVGQKLTIGTEDPQDVLRVLGVRKAQEHLVDEVQQVYRSQGVSIHDKHIEIIVRQMLRRITVIESGDTKLLPSDLVDRGRFEAENRQAVSEGVRPASGRPVLMGITKASLATDSWLSAASFQETTRVLTDAAINGKSDSLLGLKENVIIGKLIPAGTGLERYRNIRVEPTEEARAAAYSVTGYDSYGDDYFGAGGQAVALDDFDFGSYQNN, from the coding sequence GTGCTCGACGTGAATTTCTTCGACCAGCTCAAGATCGGCCTGGCCACTGCGGAGGACATCCGCACCTGGAGCCACGGCGAGGTCAAGAAGCCGGAGACCATCAACTACCGGACGCTCAAGCCCGAGCGTGACGGACTCTTCTGCGAGAAGATCTTCGGTCCCACCCGGGACTGGGAGTGCTACTGCGGCAAGTACAAGCGCGTGCGCTTCAAGGGCATCATCTGCGAGCGCTGCGGCGTCGAGGTGACCCGGTCCAAGGTCCGCCGCGAGCGGATGGGCCACATCGAGCTGGCCGCCCCGGTCACCCACATCTGGTACTTCAAGGGCGTTCCCAGCCGGCTCGGCTACCTGCTCGACCTGGCGCCGAAGGACCTCGAGAAGGTCATCTACTTCGCCGCCTACATGATCACCCACGTCGACGAGGAGGCGCGTCACCGCGACCTCTCCGACCTCGAGGGCAAGATCGGCCTGCAGCGCAAGAGCCTCGAGGGTCGTCGCGACAACCAGATCGAGGAGCGGACCAAGAAGCTCGAGGCCGACCTGGCCGAGCTCGAGGCCGCCGAGGCCAAGGCGGACGCCAAGCGCAAGGTGCGTGACGGTGCCGAGCGCGAGATGGCGCAGATTCGCAAGCGCTCCGACGCCGAGCTCGCCCGCCTCGACGAGGTGTGGAACACGTTCAAGAGCCTGAAGGTCCAGGACCTGATGGGCGACGAGCTGCTCTACCGCGAGATGAAGAACTGGTTCGGCAAGTACTTCGAGGGCCACATGGGCGCTGCTGCGATCCAGAAGCGCCTTCAGGGCTTCGACATCGAGGCCGAGGTCGAGTCGCTGCGGGATGTGATCGCGAACGGGAAGGGCCAGAAGAAGGTCCGTGCCCTCAAGCGGCTCAAGGTCGTTGACGCGTTCCGCAAGACCGGCAACAGCCCCGAGGGCATGGTGCTGGACGCCGTACCCGTCATCCCGCCGGACCTGCGCCCGATGGTGCAGCTCGACGGTGGCCGGTTCGCCACCTCCGACCTCAACGACCTCTACCGCCGGGTGATCAACCGGAACAACCGCCTCAAGCGGCTGCTCGACCTCGGTGCGCCGGAGATCATCGTCAACAACGAGAAGCGGATGCTCCAGGAGGCCGTGGACTCGCTGTTCGACAACGGCCGTCGTGGTCGTCCGGTCACCGGCCCGGGCAACCGGCCGCTGAAGTCGCTGTCGGACATGCTCAAGGGCAAGCAGGGTCGGTTCCGTCAGAACCTGCTCGGCAAGCGCGTCGACTACTCGGGTCGTTCGGTGATCGTGTCCGGTCCGCAGCTGAAGCTGCACCAGTGCGGGCTGCCGAAGTACATGGCGATCGAGCTGTTCAAGCCGTTCGTGATGAAGAGGCTCGTCGACCTGTCCCACGCACAGAACATCAAGTCCGCCAAGCGGATGGTGGAGCGCGCCGTACGCCCCGAGGTCTGGGACGTGCTGGAAGAGGTCATCGCCGAGCACCCAGTGCTGCTCAACCGGGCACCGACGCTGCACCGCCTCGGCATCCAGGCCTTCGAGCCGCAGTTGATCGAGGGCAAGGCCATTCAGATCCACCCGCTCGTGTGCACCGCGTTCAACGCGGACTTCGACGGTGACCAGATGGCCGTGCACCTGCCGCTCTCGGCGGAGGCACAGGCCGAGGCGCGGATCCTGATGCTGTCGACGAACAACATCCTCAAGCCGTCCGACGGTCGCCCGGTGACGATGCCGACCCAGGACATGATCATCGGCATCTTCTTCCTCACCCGGGACACCGACGGTGCCATCGGCGAGGGTCGTGCCTTCTCCTCGATGGGCGAGGCCGTCATGGCGCTCGACCGCGGCCAGATCACCCTGCACTCCAAGGTGAAGATCCGGCTGTCCGGGATCGTGCCGCCGGCCGGCACCGTGCTGCCCGACGGATGGCAGGAGGGCGACCCCGTCACCCTGGACACCACCCTGGGTCGGGCGCTGTTCAACGAGACGCTGCCGGCCAACTATGAGTACGTCGAGTACTCCGTGGGCAAGCGTGAGCTCGGCCGGATCGTCAACAACCTCGCCGAGCGCTACACCAAGGTCGAGGTGGCGAACTCGCTGGACGCCCTGAAGGACACCGGCTTCGCTTGGGCCACGCGCTCGGGTGTCACGGTGTCGATCGAGGACGTCGTCACGCCGCCGGACAAGGCGGAGATCATCGCCAAGTACGACGACACCGCAGCCAAGGTGCAGAAGCAGTTCGAGCGTGGCCTGATCACCGACGACGAGCGCCGTCAGGAGCTCATCGAGATCTGGACCCAGGCATCGAACGAGGTCGCCAAGTCGATGGAGCGGACGTTCGACAAGAACAACCCGATCTTCATGATGGTCGACTCGGGCGCATCCGGGAACATGACGCAGATGCGTCAGGTCGCCGCGATGCGTGGACTGGTGGCGAACCCGAAGGGCGACATCATCCCGCGTCCGATCAAGTCGAACTTCCGCGAGGGCCTATCCGTGCTGGAGTACTTCATCTCCACGCACGGTGCCCGCAAGGGTCTGGCCGACACCGCGCTGCGCACCGCCGACTCGGGTTACCTGACCCGGCGCCTGGTGGACGTGTCGCAGGACGTGATCATCCGTGAGGACGACTGCGGCACCGAGCGCGGCATGCCCAAGGTCATCGGTGTCCGCGGCGAGGACGGCGTGGTGCGTCGCGACGAGAACGTCGAGACCTCGGCGTACGCCCGTACGGCGGCCGTCGACATCGCGCACCCCGAGACGGGTGAGGTGCTGGCGGCTGCCGGTACCGACCTCGGTGACGTCAAGATCGAGGAGCTGATCGCGGCCGGCATCGAGGAGGTCAAGGTCCGCTCCGTGCTGACCTGCGACGCCCAGACCGGCACCTGCGCGAAGTGCTACGGCCGATCGCTGGCCACCGGCAAGCTCGTCGACATCGGCGAGGCCGTCGGCATCATCGCGGCCCAGTCGATCGGCGAGCCCGGCACGCAGCTCACGATGCGTACGTTCCACACCGGTGGCGTGGCGTCCGCGGACGACATCACCCAGGGTCTGCCCCGCGTGGTCGAGCTGTTCGAGGCGCGTCAGCCGAAGGGCAAGGCGCCGATCGCTGAGGCGGCCGGCCGGGTCGAGATCGAGGAGACGGACAAGGCTCGCAAGATCCTGGTCACTCCCGACGACGGCTCGGAGGTCCAGGAGTACCCCGTCAGCAAGCGTCAGCGCCTGCAGGTCGAGGACGGCGATCACGTCGAGGTGGGCCAGAAGCTCACGATCGGCACCGAGGACCCCCAGGACGTCCTGCGCGTGCTCGGCGTCCGCAAGGCCCAGGAGCACCTGGTCGACGAGGTTCAGCAGGTCTACCGCAGCCAGGGCGTGTCGATCCACGACAAGCACATCGAGATCATCGTGCGGCAGATGCTGCGCCGGATCACGGTGATCGAGTCGGGCGACACCAAGCTGCTCCCCTCCGACCTGGTCGACCGGGGACGTTTCGAGGCGGAGAACCGCCAGGCGGTGTCCGAGGGTGTCCGTCCGGCTTCGGGCCGTCCGGTGCTGATGGGCATCACGAAGGCCTCGCTGGCCACCGACTCGTGGCTGTCGGCGGCCTCCTTCCAGGAGACCACCCGGGTCCTGACCGACGCGGCGATCAACGGCAAGTCCGACTCGCTGCTCGGCCTGAAGGAGAACGTGATCATCGGCAAGCTGATCCCGGCGGGAACCGGTCTCGAGCGGTACCGCAACATCCGGGTGGAGCCGACCGAGGAAGCACGTGCCGCGGCGTACTCCGTGACCGGGTACGACTCCTACGGGGACGACTACTTCGGCGCCGGCGGCCAGGCCGTCGCGCTGGACGACTTCGACTTCGGGTCCTACCAGAACAACTGA
- the rpoB gene encoding DNA-directed RNA polymerase subunit beta, with translation MAASRSKNVSTTPRRISFAKIAEPLEVPQLLALQTDSFDWLVGNELWKARVEERRAAGEELSQKSGLHEIFEEISPIEDFSKTMELRFENPVFLDPKYTEEECKEKDFTYSRPLYVSAEFTNTETGEIKGQTVFMGDFPMMTRKGTFIINGTERVVVSQLVRSPGVYFERSADKTSDKDIFTAKVIPSRGAWLEFEVDKRDMVGVRLDRKRKQSVTVLLKALQAVADDEDYQGAPYDYEAVMAELRQYESVQLTEEKDHTTGPDDALLDIYRKLRPGEPPTREAALTLLKNYYFNPKRYDLAKVGRYKINKKLGLHEAFDQQTLTIDDIVASIRFIIQLHDAPQGEVDLGNVILHDAGGKAVVDVHGDKIVVRPDDIDHFGNRRMRTVGELIQNQLRTGLARMERVVRERMTTQDVEAITPQSLINIRPVVAALKEFFGTSQLSQFMDQTNPIAGLTHKRRLSALGPGGISRDRAQMDVRDVHPSHYGRMCPIETPEGPNIGLIGSLASYGRINPYGFVETPYRVVKKGRVTDVIQHLTADEEDSKVIAQANAVLDDKGNFVDDRVLCRTRGGETVDIPREDVEYMDVSPRQMVSVATALIPFLEHDDANRALMGANMQRQAVPLIKSDAPLVGTGMEYRAAVDAGDVVTAEAPGVVQSVSADLVEIMNDDGTYRTHRLQKFTRSNQGTCINQRPLVSEGDRVEVGTPIADGPCTDEGEMALGTNLLVAFMPWQGHNYEDAIILSQRLVQEDVLTSIHIEEHEVDARDTKLGPEEITRDIPNVSDELLADLDERGIIRVGAEVTTGDILVGKVTPKGETELTPEERLLRAIFGEKAREVRDTSMKVPHGESGTVIGVREFNREDGDELPPGVNQLVRVYVAQKRKISVGDKLAGRHGNKGVIAKILPIEDMPFMEDGTPVDVILNPLGVPRRMNIGQILEIHLGWLAKNGWDLALTESDDEWRERLMKIHADKAAPDTNVATPVFDGAREDEIVGLLGTSLPNRDGVRMVGENGKASLFDGRSGEPFPDPVSVGYMYILKLHHLVDDKIHARSTGPYSMITQQPLGGKAQFGGQRFGEMEVWAMEAYGAAYALQELLTIKSDDVPGRVKVYEAIVKGENIPDSGIPESFKVLVKEMQSLCLNVEVLSQDGSNIELRDAEEDVFRAAEELGIDLSRREPSSVEEV, from the coding sequence TTGGCCGCCTCGCGCAGCAAGAACGTCAGCACCACCCCCCGCCGGATCTCCTTCGCCAAGATCGCCGAACCCCTCGAGGTTCCGCAGCTCCTCGCTCTCCAGACCGACAGCTTCGACTGGCTGGTCGGCAACGAGCTCTGGAAGGCACGCGTCGAAGAGCGCCGTGCGGCGGGCGAAGAGCTCTCGCAGAAGTCCGGTCTGCACGAGATCTTCGAGGAGATCTCTCCGATCGAGGACTTCTCCAAGACGATGGAGCTCCGCTTCGAGAACCCGGTGTTCCTCGACCCGAAGTACACCGAGGAGGAGTGCAAGGAGAAGGACTTCACCTACTCCCGCCCGCTCTACGTCTCTGCGGAGTTCACCAACACCGAGACCGGTGAGATCAAGGGCCAGACGGTCTTCATGGGTGACTTCCCGATGATGACCCGCAAGGGCACCTTCATCATCAACGGCACCGAGCGCGTGGTCGTCTCTCAGCTGGTCCGTTCGCCGGGCGTCTACTTCGAGCGCTCCGCCGACAAGACCTCCGACAAGGACATCTTCACTGCCAAGGTGATCCCGTCCCGGGGTGCCTGGCTGGAGTTCGAGGTCGACAAGCGCGACATGGTGGGTGTCCGCCTGGACCGCAAGCGCAAGCAGAGCGTCACCGTGCTGCTCAAGGCGCTGCAGGCCGTCGCCGATGACGAGGACTACCAGGGCGCGCCGTACGACTACGAGGCCGTGATGGCCGAGCTGCGTCAGTACGAGTCGGTCCAGCTCACCGAGGAGAAGGACCACACCACGGGTCCCGACGACGCGCTGCTCGACATCTACCGCAAGCTCCGTCCGGGCGAGCCGCCGACCCGCGAGGCCGCGCTGACGCTGCTGAAGAACTACTACTTCAACCCCAAGCGCTACGACCTGGCCAAGGTCGGTCGCTACAAGATCAACAAGAAGCTCGGCCTGCACGAGGCCTTCGACCAGCAGACGCTGACGATCGACGACATCGTGGCCAGCATCCGCTTCATCATCCAGCTGCATGACGCACCGCAGGGCGAGGTCGACCTGGGCAACGTGATCCTTCACGACGCCGGCGGCAAGGCGGTCGTGGACGTTCACGGCGACAAGATCGTGGTACGTCCCGACGACATCGACCACTTCGGCAACCGCCGGATGCGCACGGTCGGTGAGCTGATCCAGAACCAGCTGCGCACCGGGCTCGCCCGGATGGAGCGCGTGGTCCGCGAGCGGATGACGACCCAGGACGTCGAGGCGATCACGCCGCAGTCGCTGATCAACATCCGCCCCGTGGTTGCTGCGCTGAAGGAGTTCTTCGGGACCTCCCAGCTCTCGCAGTTCATGGACCAGACCAATCCGATCGCGGGGTTGACCCACAAGCGGCGCCTGTCCGCGCTCGGTCCGGGCGGCATCTCCCGTGACCGTGCGCAGATGGACGTCCGTGACGTGCACCCCTCGCACTACGGCCGGATGTGCCCGATCGAGACCCCGGAAGGGCCGAACATCGGCCTGATCGGCTCGCTCGCCTCCTACGGACGGATCAACCCGTACGGGTTCGTCGAGACTCCCTACCGCGTCGTCAAGAAGGGCCGGGTCACCGACGTGATCCAGCACCTCACCGCCGACGAGGAGGACTCGAAGGTCATCGCGCAGGCCAACGCCGTGCTCGACGACAAGGGGAACTTCGTCGACGACCGAGTCCTGTGCCGCACCCGTGGCGGTGAGACCGTCGACATCCCGCGCGAGGACGTCGAGTACATGGACGTCTCGCCGCGTCAGATGGTGTCGGTCGCGACCGCGCTGATCCCGTTCCTCGAGCACGACGACGCCAACCGTGCCCTGATGGGCGCGAACATGCAGCGCCAGGCCGTGCCGCTGATCAAGAGCGATGCGCCGCTGGTCGGCACCGGCATGGAGTACCGTGCGGCGGTCGACGCCGGCGACGTGGTCACCGCCGAGGCTCCGGGCGTGGTCCAGTCGGTCTCGGCCGACCTCGTCGAGATCATGAACGACGACGGCACCTACCGCACCCACCGGCTGCAGAAGTTCACCCGGTCCAACCAGGGCACCTGCATCAACCAGCGTCCGCTGGTGAGCGAGGGTGACCGGGTCGAGGTCGGTACGCCGATCGCAGACGGTCCGTGCACCGACGAGGGCGAGATGGCACTCGGCACCAACCTGCTGGTGGCGTTCATGCCCTGGCAGGGCCACAACTACGAGGACGCCATCATCCTGAGCCAGCGACTGGTCCAGGAGGACGTGCTCACGTCGATCCACATCGAGGAGCACGAGGTCGACGCCCGGGACACCAAGCTCGGGCCGGAGGAGATCACCCGGGACATCCCGAACGTCTCCGACGAGCTGCTCGCCGACCTCGACGAGCGCGGCATCATCCGAGTGGGCGCCGAGGTGACCACCGGAGACATCCTGGTCGGCAAGGTGACGCCCAAGGGCGAGACCGAGCTGACCCCGGAGGAGCGGCTGCTGCGGGCGATCTTCGGAGAGAAGGCGCGTGAGGTCCGCGACACCTCGATGAAGGTGCCGCACGGCGAGTCCGGCACGGTCATCGGCGTCCGCGAGTTCAACCGCGAGGACGGCGACGAGCTGCCCCCGGGCGTCAACCAGCTGGTGCGCGTCTATGTCGCCCAGAAGCGGAAGATATCGGTGGGCGACAAGCTCGCCGGCCGGCACGGCAACAAGGGCGTCATCGCCAAGATCCTGCCGATCGAGGACATGCCGTTCATGGAGGACGGCACCCCGGTCGACGTGATCCTGAACCCGCTCGGTGTGCCGCGACGGATGAACATCGGCCAGATCCTGGAGATCCACCTCGGGTGGCTCGCCAAGAACGGCTGGGACCTGGCGCTGACGGAGTCCGACGACGAGTGGCGCGAGCGGCTGATGAAGATCCACGCGGACAAGGCCGCGCCGGACACCAACGTGGCCACGCCGGTCTTCGACGGTGCCCGTGAGGACGAGATCGTCGGTCTGCTCGGTACGTCGCTGCCCAACCGCGACGGCGTCCGGATGGTCGGCGAGAACGGCAAGGCCAGCCTGTTCGACGGCCGCTCCGGCGAGCCGTTCCCGGACCCGGTCTCGGTGGGCTACATGTACATCCTCAAGCTCCACCACCTGGTCGACGACAAGATCCACGCGCGCTCGACCGGACCGTACTCGATGATCACCCAGCAGCCGCTCGGCGGTAAGGCCCAGTTCGGTGGCCAGCGCTTCGGTGAGATGGAGGTCTGGGCGATGGAGGCGTACGGCGCGGCCTACGCCCTTCAGGAGCTGCTCACCATCAAGTCCGACGACGTGCCCGGTCGCGTCAAGGTCTACGAGGCGATCGTCAAGGGCGAGAACATCCCCGACTCCGGCATTCCCGAGTCGTTCAAGGTGCTCGTCAAGGAGATGCAGTCGCTCTGCCTCAATGTGGAGGTGCTGTCCCAGGACGGCTCCAACATCGAGCTGCGCGACGCGGAGGAGGACGTCTTCCGCGCCGCCGAGGAGCTCGGCATCGACCTGTCCCGCCGCGAGCCGAGCTCGGTCGAAGAGGTGTGA
- a CDS encoding J domain-containing protein, protein MSGPDDESLEARVPDDGPTYYETLGVDREASAGEIRKAWQRRIRKEGPGSPGFGRLNEAAETLLDPKRRLVYDAGLPEPEPEPERLAEPAGAGTPAEAAGTSWRHLVGLGALTALTVAAAAAAGVLTYQHRQDVATESARVQASSAAQQALSAILSYDYRHMAVDEKQALAYLTPSYGKEYAKNFALLTDASGGKPSPVAQTKTVVSATVLGTGVMDAQPDQVHVMAFVNQQTRHRAGPKGQQCSPSCLLTNRVEVTMVKRGGDWLVAGLNPK, encoded by the coding sequence GTGAGCGGCCCGGACGACGAGTCCCTGGAGGCGCGCGTGCCCGACGACGGCCCGACGTACTACGAGACCCTCGGAGTGGACCGCGAGGCCTCGGCGGGGGAGATCCGCAAGGCGTGGCAGCGGCGGATCCGCAAGGAGGGTCCCGGCTCACCCGGCTTCGGCCGGCTCAACGAGGCGGCCGAGACGCTGCTCGACCCCAAGCGGCGCCTGGTCTACGACGCCGGCCTGCCCGAGCCCGAACCGGAGCCTGAGCGCCTCGCGGAGCCCGCGGGGGCCGGGACGCCTGCGGAGGCGGCCGGCACCAGCTGGCGCCACCTCGTCGGGCTCGGCGCGCTGACGGCGTTGACCGTGGCGGCCGCGGCGGCCGCCGGGGTCCTCACCTATCAGCACCGCCAAGACGTTGCCACGGAGTCGGCGCGCGTCCAGGCGAGCAGCGCTGCCCAGCAGGCGCTGAGCGCGATCCTCTCCTACGACTACCGGCACATGGCCGTGGACGAGAAGCAGGCATTGGCCTACCTGACCCCGAGCTATGGCAAGGAGTACGCCAAGAACTTCGCGCTGCTCACCGACGCCAGTGGCGGCAAGCCGTCGCCGGTGGCCCAGACCAAGACGGTGGTCTCTGCGACCGTGCTCGGCACCGGCGTGATGGACGCGCAGCCGGACCAGGTGCACGTGATGGCGTTCGTCAACCAGCAGACCCGGCATCGGGCCGGCCCGAAGGGGCAGCAGTGCTCGCCGTCCTGTCTATTGACCAACCGCGTCGAGGTGACCATGGTCAAGCGGGGCGGGGACTGGCTGGTCGCGGGGCTGAACCCGAAGTGA
- a CDS encoding MlaD family protein, which produces MITSRVRKQLLVFVLITLVGVSYVGARYARLGRLFYDSNYQVHAQFAQSGGIFKGAEVAYRGVQVGQVSAMKLTNDGVDVVLGIDKGYDKIPSDTIARVSNLSAVGEQYVDLEPKTDSAPYLKNGSQIATPDTRTPVSTTALLTNLDELVQSVPKDKLRTVISSLGAAFKGTGPDLTKIIDSSTSFIDTANQNFDTTTALIRDSNTVLKSQADKASAIRSFSRDLSLFTHTLVNKDAAIRSLIDNGSATSVELRTFLEQNEVNLGRLIANLVTTGKVVVKHLAGVRQILVLYPYMVAGAYTVVQKIGSGADAGHYDARFGLVLQQDPPVCTKGYIPPKQQQDPNGPARLKYHTMDTSVHCAEPASRTNARGAQNAPRVAARYRAPVASYDASTGRLTWQDQQPRQERVIDNAGSDDVFGKDAWKWMLLQPALPTQK; this is translated from the coding sequence ATGATCACGTCCAGGGTGCGCAAGCAGCTGCTGGTGTTCGTGCTGATCACGCTGGTGGGCGTGTCCTACGTGGGGGCGCGGTACGCCCGCCTCGGTCGGCTCTTCTACGACTCCAACTACCAGGTGCACGCCCAGTTCGCCCAGTCCGGCGGGATCTTCAAGGGAGCAGAGGTCGCCTACCGCGGGGTGCAGGTGGGACAGGTCAGCGCCATGAAGCTGACCAACGACGGCGTCGACGTGGTGCTGGGCATCGACAAGGGATACGACAAGATCCCCTCCGACACGATCGCGCGGGTGAGCAACCTGTCGGCCGTCGGCGAGCAGTACGTCGATCTCGAGCCGAAGACCGACTCCGCGCCGTACCTCAAGAACGGCTCGCAGATCGCGACTCCTGACACGCGGACACCGGTGTCGACCACGGCACTGCTGACCAACCTCGATGAGTTGGTCCAGTCCGTGCCGAAGGACAAGCTGCGCACGGTGATCTCGTCCCTCGGCGCAGCGTTCAAGGGCACCGGCCCGGACCTGACCAAGATCATCGACAGCTCGACCTCCTTCATCGACACGGCCAACCAGAACTTCGACACCACGACTGCGCTGATCCGGGACTCCAACACGGTGCTGAAGAGCCAGGCGGACAAGGCGTCGGCGATCCGGTCCTTCTCCCGGGACCTGTCCCTGTTCACCCACACCTTGGTCAACAAGGACGCCGCCATCCGGTCGCTGATCGACAACGGATCGGCGACCTCGGTGGAGCTGCGCACCTTCCTCGAGCAGAACGAGGTCAATCTGGGCCGGCTGATCGCGAACCTGGTCACCACCGGCAAGGTCGTGGTCAAGCACCTCGCCGGAGTGCGGCAGATCCTTGTGCTCTACCCCTACATGGTCGCCGGCGCCTATACGGTCGTGCAGAAGATCGGCTCCGGAGCCGACGCCGGGCACTACGACGCGCGGTTCGGACTGGTGCTCCAGCAGGACCCGCCGGTGTGCACCAAGGGCTACATCCCGCCCAAGCAGCAGCAGGATCCGAACGGTCCGGCACGCCTGAAGTACCACACGATGGACACCTCGGTGCACTGCGCCGAGCCGGCCAGCCGGACCAACGCCCGCGGCGCGCAGAACGCCCCGCGGGTCGCTGCCCGCTACCGCGCTCCGGTGGCGTCGTACGATGCCAGCACCGGCAGGTTGACCTGGCAGGACCAGCAACCGCGTCAGGAGAGGGTCATCGACAACGCCGGTTCCGACGACGTCTTCGGGAAGGACGCCTGGAAGTGGATGCTGCTGCAGCCCGCCCTGCCCACGCAGAAGTGA
- a CDS encoding MCE family protein gives MSILRSRELGRPASRRSRRTAAWTALLASGALALSGCGIYDVPLPGGANAGSNPMKVHVLFRDVLDLVPQSTVKLDDVTVGKITAIKLDGYTADVTIEIPRNLKIPSNERAEIRQTSLLGEKFVSLEKPPQPSAQPLANGDVIPLAHTGRNPEIEEVFKALSAVLTGGGVAQLKSIAHELNQATTGREQDIRSVLDQIHYFMGQLDQNKNSVLAAIDSVDRLARGLHSQEGTIKQTLDDLPAAVKSVNAQRADLIRMLRGLQHLSNVGVRVIKASKQATIDSLSDLAPVLNAFAKAGQDLPKALQIFPTYPFLDAAVGNSPTVARNLQMGDWVNLSILLGLDINKLTVPGLPDLKGAIAAICKQLPGQLSGSLAPVCGAVAGLAGALPSSNSLTDQLNNLLGSGATAGSKSATKGGSVGGLLGGGGGLLGSGSTTGGGSTSGSGSGSGTGSGGGLGGLLSGLGLGRAAPGAAFRSSADDDPFGLLSRADGSGIGSLLLQGVTG, from the coding sequence GTGAGCATCCTCCGATCACGCGAACTCGGGCGACCTGCGTCGCGACGCAGCCGGCGTACGGCGGCCTGGACGGCGCTGCTGGCGTCCGGGGCCCTCGCCCTGAGCGGGTGTGGCATCTACGACGTCCCGCTTCCCGGAGGGGCGAACGCCGGCAGCAACCCGATGAAGGTGCATGTCCTGTTCCGCGACGTGCTCGACCTGGTCCCGCAGTCCACGGTGAAGCTCGACGACGTCACCGTCGGCAAGATCACTGCGATCAAGCTCGACGGCTACACCGCCGACGTCACCATCGAGATCCCGCGGAACCTGAAGATCCCGAGCAACGAGCGTGCGGAGATCCGGCAGACCAGCCTGCTCGGTGAGAAGTTCGTATCGCTGGAGAAGCCTCCCCAGCCCAGCGCCCAGCCGCTCGCGAACGGTGACGTCATTCCGCTGGCGCACACCGGCCGCAACCCCGAGATCGAAGAGGTCTTCAAGGCGCTGTCGGCCGTGCTCACCGGTGGCGGGGTCGCGCAGCTGAAGTCGATCGCTCACGAGCTCAACCAGGCGACCACCGGCCGCGAGCAGGACATCCGGTCGGTCCTCGACCAGATCCACTACTTCATGGGTCAGCTCGACCAGAACAAGAACTCGGTGCTCGCCGCGATCGACAGCGTCGACCGCCTGGCGCGGGGTCTGCACTCCCAGGAGGGCACGATCAAGCAGACGCTTGACGACCTCCCCGCTGCAGTGAAGTCGGTGAACGCCCAGCGCGCCGACCTGATCCGGATGCTGCGGGGCCTGCAGCACCTGAGCAATGTCGGCGTCCGGGTGATCAAGGCGTCGAAGCAGGCCACCATCGACTCGCTCAGCGATCTGGCTCCGGTCCTCAACGCCTTCGCCAAGGCCGGACAGGACCTGCCGAAGGCGTTGCAGATCTTCCCGACCTACCCGTTCCTCGACGCCGCGGTGGGCAACTCGCCGACCGTTGCCCGCAACCTGCAGATGGGCGACTGGGTGAACCTGTCCATCCTGCTGGGCCTCGACATCAACAAGCTCACCGTGCCGGGGCTTCCCGACCTGAAGGGCGCCATCGCTGCGATCTGCAAGCAGCTCCCTGGCCAGCTCTCGGGGAGCCTCGCCCCGGTCTGCGGTGCGGTGGCGGGGTTGGCAGGTGCGCTGCCCAGCTCGAACTCCTTGACCGACCAGCTGAACAACCTCCTCGGCAGCGGCGCGACGGCCGGCTCCAAGTCGGCGACCAAGGGAGGCTCGGTCGGCGGGCTCCTGGGTGGCGGCGGCGGGCTCCTGGGCTCGGGCTCCACGACGGGCGGCGGCTCCACGTCGGGCTCCGGCTCAGGGTCGGGGACCGGCTCCGGCGGTGGCCTCGGCGGCCTGCTGAGTGGGTTGGGACTCGGACGGGCCGCACCCGGGGCGGCCTTCCGCAGCAGTGCTGATGACGATCCCTTCGGGCTCCTTTCGCGTGCAGACGGTTCGGGGATCGGCAGCCTGCTCCTCCAGGGGGTGACCGGATGA